One segment of Streptomyces bathyalis DNA contains the following:
- a CDS encoding response regulator transcription factor produces the protein MRVLVVEDEQLLADAVATGLRREAMAVDVVYDGAAAQERIDVNDYDVVVLDRDLPVVHGDDVCRNIVDLGLPTRVLMLTASGDVSDRVEGLEIGADDYLPKPFAFTELVARVRALGRRATSPLPPVLERAGIRLDPNRREVFRNGSEIQLAPKEFAVLEVLMRGEGTVVSAEQLLEKAWDENTDPFTNVVRVTVMTLRRKLGEPPVILTVPGAGYRI, from the coding sequence GTGCGGGTACTCGTCGTCGAGGACGAGCAACTGCTCGCCGATGCGGTCGCGACCGGGCTCCGCCGGGAAGCCATGGCCGTCGACGTGGTCTACGACGGAGCGGCGGCCCAGGAGCGCATCGACGTCAACGACTACGACGTCGTCGTCCTCGACCGCGACCTGCCCGTCGTCCACGGCGACGACGTGTGCCGAAACATCGTCGATCTCGGCCTGCCCACGCGGGTGTTGATGCTCACAGCCTCCGGCGACGTGAGCGACCGTGTCGAGGGCCTGGAGATCGGCGCGGACGACTATCTGCCCAAGCCGTTCGCCTTCACCGAACTCGTGGCGCGCGTACGGGCCCTGGGCCGCCGCGCCACCTCCCCGCTGCCGCCCGTCCTGGAGCGTGCCGGCATCAGGCTCGACCCGAACCGCCGGGAGGTGTTCCGCAACGGCTCGGAGATCCAGCTCGCCCCGAAGGAGTTCGCCGTCCTGGAGGTGCTGATGCGTGGCGAGGGCACCGTCGTCTCCGCGGAACAGCTGCTGGAGAAGGCGTGGGACGAGAACACCGATCCCTTCACCAATGTCGTACGGGTCACCGTGATGACCCTGCGCCGGAAGCTCGGTGAGCCTCCGGTGATCCTCACCGTTCCCGGCGCCGGATACAGGATCTGA
- a CDS encoding thymidine kinase, with product MPELVFFSGTMDCGKSTLALQIEHNRSTRGLQGMIFTRNDRAGEGRLSSRLGLVTDAVEARDGFDFHVHLVKHLTAGGRTDYVIVDEAQFLTAEQIDQLARIVDDLGMDVFAFGIATDFRTRLFPGSQRLMELADRIEVLQVEALCWCGARATHNARTVGGKMVVEGAQVVVGDVGEPTGEVGYEVLCRRHHRRRLTSATARAGALSPDVLPIDAPATPHVT from the coding sequence ATGCCAGAGCTGGTGTTCTTCTCCGGAACCATGGACTGCGGCAAGTCGACACTGGCTCTCCAGATCGAGCACAACCGTTCCACCCGTGGCCTTCAGGGCATGATCTTCACCCGCAACGACCGTGCGGGGGAGGGGCGTCTGTCGTCCCGGCTGGGGCTCGTCACCGATGCCGTCGAGGCGAGGGACGGCTTCGACTTCCACGTGCACCTGGTGAAGCATCTGACCGCCGGCGGCCGCACCGACTACGTCATCGTGGACGAGGCGCAGTTCCTCACCGCGGAGCAGATCGACCAACTGGCCCGCATCGTCGACGACTTGGGCATGGATGTCTTCGCCTTCGGCATCGCCACCGACTTCCGCACAAGGCTCTTCCCGGGCTCGCAGCGGCTGATGGAACTGGCCGACCGCATCGAGGTGCTGCAGGTCGAGGCGCTGTGCTGGTGCGGCGCCAGGGCCACGCACAACGCCCGCACGGTCGGCGGGAAGATGGTGGTCGAGGGCGCGCAGGTCGTCGTCGGCGACGTGGGCGAACCCACCGGCGAAGTCGGCTACGAGGTGCTCTGCCGCCGTCACCACCGACGCCGGCTGACCTCCGCGACGGCGCGGGCGGGGGCGCTCTCCCCGGACGTGCTGCCCATCGACGCCCCCGCCACGCCGCACGTGACCTAG
- a CDS encoding DUF5998 family protein yields the protein MAKTGTTTQGLREAIERSGYYPTLVAEAVEAAVGGEPVTSYLVHQETTFDSNEVRRHVTVLVLTGTRFLVSHTDEQPADGTSSSPYATTSTESVKIQRISSVVLSRVVADPESYTPGTLPREVVLTIGWGAVSRLDMEPATCGDPNCEADHGYTGSSTADDLSLRVSEAADGPDTVRQTLAFAQALSEATVTPS from the coding sequence ATGGCGAAGACCGGTACGACGACCCAGGGGCTGCGTGAGGCGATCGAGCGCAGCGGCTACTACCCGACCCTTGTGGCCGAGGCCGTCGAGGCGGCGGTGGGCGGCGAGCCCGTCACCTCCTACCTCGTGCACCAGGAGACGACGTTCGACTCCAACGAGGTGCGCCGCCATGTCACGGTCCTGGTCCTCACCGGTACGCGCTTCCTCGTCAGCCACACCGACGAGCAGCCCGCCGACGGCACCTCCTCTTCGCCGTACGCCACGACCTCCACGGAGTCCGTGAAGATCCAGCGCATCTCGTCCGTCGTGCTCTCCCGCGTCGTCGCCGACCCCGAGTCCTACACTCCCGGGACGCTGCCCCGCGAGGTCGTGCTGACCATCGGCTGGGGTGCGGTCTCCCGGCTGGACATGGAGCCCGCCACCTGCGGAGACCCCAACTGCGAGGCGGATCACGGCTATACGGGCTCCTCCACGGCGGACGACCTCTCGCTCCGTGTCAGTGAGGCGGCCGACGGACCCGACACCGTGCGGCAGACCCTCGCCTTCGCACAGGCGCTCTCAGAGGCGACGGTGACACCTTCCTGA
- a CDS encoding ferrochelatase, whose amino-acid sequence MSDALDAGDPAGSAAPTDARPYDALLLLSFGGPEGPDDVVPFLENVTRGRGIPRERLAEVGEHYFLFGGVSPINAQCRVLLDALRKDFAEQGVDLPVYWGNRNWAPYLTDTLREMTRDGRRRVLTFATSAYASYSGCRQYRENLAEALAALEGEGFEPPRVDKLRHFFNHPGFVGPMAEGVLAALDTLPAHVREGAHLAFTTHSIPTSAADSSGPPADHGPGGAYVAQHLEVARLVAGAVAERSGTERPWQLVYQSRSGPPQVPWLEPDICDHLETLQAEGAPAAVMVPIGFVSDHMEVLYDLDTEATAKAGSLGLPVARSATVGADPRFTAAVRELVLERAATERGARPERCAVGSLGPSHDVCPVGCCPGRTEKPAAAGADSPYA is encoded by the coding sequence ATGTCCGATGCGCTCGATGCCGGTGACCCCGCCGGTTCTGCCGCCCCCACCGATGCCCGCCCCTACGACGCTCTGCTGCTGCTGTCGTTCGGGGGTCCCGAAGGGCCCGACGACGTCGTTCCGTTCCTGGAGAACGTCACGAGGGGGCGCGGCATCCCGCGCGAACGCCTCGCCGAGGTCGGCGAGCACTACTTCCTCTTCGGCGGCGTGAGCCCCATCAACGCACAGTGCCGGGTGCTGCTGGACGCCCTCCGCAAGGACTTCGCCGAACAAGGGGTGGACCTCCCCGTCTACTGGGGCAACCGCAACTGGGCGCCGTATCTGACCGACACGCTGCGCGAGATGACGCGTGACGGGCGCCGCCGGGTGCTGACGTTCGCCACCAGCGCCTACGCCTCGTACTCGGGCTGCCGCCAGTACCGGGAGAACCTCGCCGAGGCGCTGGCCGCCCTCGAAGGGGAGGGCTTCGAGCCGCCGCGCGTCGACAAGCTGCGGCACTTCTTCAACCACCCGGGATTCGTCGGGCCCATGGCCGAGGGCGTGCTCGCCGCGCTGGACACGCTCCCCGCCCACGTGCGCGAGGGCGCGCATCTCGCCTTCACCACGCACTCCATTCCGACCTCCGCCGCCGACTCCTCCGGGCCGCCCGCGGACCACGGCCCTGGAGGTGCGTACGTCGCGCAGCACCTGGAGGTCGCCCGGCTCGTCGCCGGGGCCGTCGCGGAGCGGAGCGGCACCGAGCGGCCGTGGCAGCTGGTGTACCAGTCGCGCAGCGGCCCGCCCCAGGTGCCGTGGCTGGAGCCGGACATCTGCGACCACCTGGAGACCCTGCAAGCGGAGGGCGCGCCCGCCGCCGTGATGGTGCCGATCGGCTTCGTCTCCGACCACATGGAGGTCCTCTACGACCTCGACACCGAGGCGACCGCCAAGGCCGGCTCGCTCGGGCTGCCCGTGGCACGTTCCGCGACCGTCGGAGCGGATCCCCGTTTCACGGCGGCTGTGAGGGAACTGGTCCTGGAGCGAGCAGCCACCGAGCGTGGCGCGCGGCCCGAACGGTGCGCCGTCGGCAGTCTGGGACCCAGTCACGACGTGTGCCCCGTCGGCTGCTGCCCGGGCAGGACGGAGAAGCCCGCCGCGGCGGGCGCGGACAGTCCTTACGCGTAG
- a CDS encoding D-arabinono-1,4-lactone oxidase, whose translation MSSGRGGRQARKDLGTRTTWRNWAGNVAMAPARTVSPSTTDALSEAVRRAAEDGLRVKAVGTGHSFTAAAVTDGMLIRPEHLVGIRGLDRDAGTVTVAAGTSLRHLNETLAAAGLSLTNMGDIMEQTVSGAVSTGTHGTGRASASLAAQVTGLELVCADGSVLRCSEQENAEVFAAARLGLGALGVISELTFSVEPEFLLTAREEPMAFEAVTRDFDQLVAENEHFEFYWFPHTDSCNTKRNNRSEGPAQPLPRLRGWIDDELLSNGVFQGVCSLGAAAPAVVPPIARISSRALSARTYTDIPYRVFTSPRRVRFIEMEYALPREALVPALWELKQLVERSRLQISFPVEVRTAPADGIPLSTAQGRETGYIAVHMYRGSPHEAYFTEAERIMTAHGGRPHWGKLHSRDAAYLASSYPRFEEFTRVRDRLDPDRVFGNDYLRRVLGE comes from the coding sequence ATGAGCAGCGGCCGGGGCGGCCGTCAGGCACGCAAGGACCTGGGCACTCGCACGACGTGGCGCAACTGGGCGGGGAACGTCGCCATGGCTCCCGCCCGCACCGTCTCCCCCTCGACCACCGACGCGCTGTCGGAGGCCGTGCGCCGCGCCGCCGAGGACGGCCTGCGGGTCAAGGCCGTCGGTACGGGGCACTCCTTCACCGCCGCCGCCGTCACCGACGGGATGCTGATCCGGCCCGAACACCTCGTCGGCATCCGCGGGTTGGACCGTGACGCCGGCACCGTGACGGTGGCAGCCGGGACCAGCCTGAGGCACCTCAACGAGACGCTGGCCGCCGCCGGACTGTCGCTCACCAACATGGGCGACATCATGGAGCAGACGGTCTCGGGCGCCGTCAGCACCGGGACCCACGGCACCGGCCGCGCCTCGGCCTCGCTGGCGGCGCAGGTCACCGGACTGGAGCTGGTGTGCGCCGACGGCTCCGTGCTGCGGTGTTCGGAGCAGGAGAACGCGGAGGTCTTCGCCGCGGCCCGGCTCGGGCTCGGTGCGCTCGGCGTGATCAGTGAGCTGACATTCTCCGTCGAACCGGAGTTCCTGCTCACCGCGCGCGAGGAGCCGATGGCCTTCGAGGCGGTGACGAGGGATTTCGATCAACTCGTCGCCGAGAACGAGCACTTCGAGTTCTACTGGTTCCCGCACACCGACAGCTGCAACACCAAGCGCAACAACCGCAGCGAGGGTCCGGCGCAGCCGCTGCCCCGCCTGCGCGGATGGATAGACGACGAGTTGCTCTCCAACGGCGTCTTCCAGGGCGTCTGTTCGCTGGGAGCCGCGGCCCCGGCGGTCGTTCCCCCGATCGCGCGCATCTCCAGCAGGGCACTCTCGGCGCGTACGTACACCGACATCCCGTACCGGGTCTTCACCAGCCCACGGCGTGTGCGCTTCATCGAGATGGAGTACGCCCTGCCGCGCGAGGCCCTTGTGCCGGCCCTGTGGGAGCTGAAGCAGCTCGTCGAGCGTTCGCGCCTCCAGATCAGCTTCCCCGTCGAGGTGCGCACGGCACCGGCGGACGGGATCCCGCTCTCGACGGCGCAGGGGCGTGAGACGGGGTACATCGCCGTACACATGTACCGGGGTTCACCTCACGAGGCGTATTTCACGGAGGCCGAGCGGATCATGACGGCCCACGGAGGGCGTCCGCACTGGGGCAAGCTGCACTCGCGTGACGCCGCGTATCTCGCGTCGTCATATCCGCGCTTCGAGGAATTCACCCGCGTCCGCGACAGACTCGACCCCGATCGCGTCTTCGGCAACGACTATCTGCGGCGCGTACTCGGCGAGTGA
- a CDS encoding sensor histidine kinase: MAASTTPSEPAEHRRQTPGPASAPPKPTWDPGEPSRPYPWLRPTIRIRLTLLYGGMFLIAGMVLLTLIYLLAAEALHEGSKLPFRILNANAQLTSDSCPGLTGTLPSEQFMERLGECTDAQRAVALDELLQRSLMALLGLAVAAFAFGYVMAGRVLSPLGRITRTARQVASSDLHKRIELEGPDDELKELSDTFDDMLDRLDRAFTAQQRFVANASHELRTPLAINRTLLEVQLSDPEASPELQQLGKTLLATNERSEQLVEGLLLLARSENEIVDRKPVDLSEVAAHAVEQVRAEAESKGVEVRGVRQPVYVQGNGVLLERVALNLVQNAVRYNQQEGGWVSVATEALPGHGMLLVENTGPAVPAYEVDNLFEPFRRLRSDRTGSDKGVGLGLSIVRSVARAHGGTVTAERREEGGLALRVVLPV; the protein is encoded by the coding sequence ATGGCCGCCTCGACGACGCCCTCGGAACCGGCCGAGCACCGGCGGCAGACCCCGGGCCCTGCCTCCGCGCCGCCCAAGCCCACATGGGACCCGGGCGAGCCCTCGCGTCCGTACCCGTGGCTGCGTCCGACGATCCGGATACGGCTGACCCTGCTGTACGGCGGCATGTTCCTCATCGCGGGAATGGTGCTGCTCACGCTGATATACCTGCTCGCGGCCGAGGCCCTGCACGAGGGCAGCAAGCTCCCCTTCCGCATCCTCAACGCCAACGCGCAGCTCACCTCCGACAGCTGCCCCGGTTTGACGGGCACGCTGCCGAGCGAGCAGTTCATGGAGCGGCTCGGCGAGTGCACCGACGCGCAGCGCGCCGTCGCCCTGGACGAGCTGCTCCAGCGTTCCCTGATGGCTCTGCTCGGCCTCGCGGTGGCCGCCTTCGCCTTCGGTTACGTGATGGCGGGGCGGGTCCTCTCACCGCTGGGCCGCATCACCCGCACCGCCCGCCAGGTCGCCAGCTCCGACCTGCACAAGCGGATCGAGCTGGAGGGTCCCGACGACGAGCTGAAGGAGCTCTCTGACACCTTCGACGACATGCTGGACAGGCTCGACCGCGCCTTCACCGCACAGCAGCGCTTCGTCGCGAACGCCTCCCACGAGTTGCGCACCCCGCTCGCGATCAACCGCACGCTGCTGGAGGTCCAGCTCTCCGACCCCGAGGCCTCGCCGGAGCTCCAGCAGCTCGGCAAGACCTTGCTGGCCACCAACGAGCGCAGCGAACAGCTGGTGGAGGGCCTGCTGCTGCTGGCGCGCAGCGAGAACGAGATCGTCGACCGCAAGCCCGTCGATCTCTCCGAGGTCGCCGCGCACGCCGTCGAGCAGGTGCGCGCCGAGGCGGAGAGCAAGGGCGTGGAGGTGCGAGGCGTGCGCCAGCCCGTGTACGTGCAGGGCAACGGCGTACTCCTCGAACGCGTCGCCCTGAACCTCGTGCAGAACGCGGTCCGCTACAACCAGCAGGAGGGCGGCTGGGTCTCCGTCGCCACGGAGGCCCTGCCGGGGCACGGGATGCTGCTCGTGGAGAACACGGGCCCGGCCGTCCCGGCATACGAGGTCGACAACCTCTTCGAGCCCTTCAGGCGCCTGCGCAGCGACCGCACGGGCAGCGACAAGGGCGTGGGCCTCGGCCTGTCGATCGTGCGGTCCGTCGCGCGGGCGCACGGCGGCACGG
- a CDS encoding inositol monophosphatase family protein, translated as MSAQVDQLKAELLELALEAAHRAGALLHDGRPADLEVSATKSSSVDVVTEMDLASEKLITGYLSERRPDDGFLGEEGASSQGTSGVRWIVDPLDGTVNYLYGLPGWAVSIAAEFEGETVIGVVESPPRRETFRGALGHGAFRNAQPIRCRPAPPLDQALVATGFNYVAERRAAQADLVRQLIPRVRDIRRSGSAAVDLCDVAAGRLDAFYERGLHAWDLAAGDLIAREAGARTGGRPGLPPDGELAVAASPGVFEILQPLLDRLGAWHD; from the coding sequence GTGAGCGCCCAGGTCGACCAGCTCAAGGCCGAACTCCTCGAACTCGCCCTGGAGGCCGCGCACCGCGCGGGTGCTCTCCTCCACGACGGACGCCCCGCGGACCTCGAGGTCTCCGCGACCAAGTCCAGCTCCGTCGACGTCGTCACGGAGATGGACCTGGCCTCCGAGAAGCTGATCACCGGGTATCTCTCCGAACGCCGCCCCGACGACGGGTTCCTGGGCGAGGAGGGCGCGTCCTCGCAGGGCACGAGCGGTGTCCGCTGGATCGTCGACCCCCTCGACGGCACCGTGAACTACCTGTACGGGCTGCCCGGCTGGGCGGTCTCCATCGCCGCGGAGTTCGAAGGGGAGACGGTCATCGGCGTCGTCGAGTCGCCCCCGCGCCGCGAGACCTTCCGCGGGGCGCTCGGCCACGGCGCCTTCCGCAACGCCCAGCCCATCCGCTGCCGTCCCGCGCCCCCGCTCGACCAGGCGCTCGTCGCCACCGGCTTCAACTACGTCGCCGAACGGCGTGCGGCACAGGCCGATCTGGTGCGGCAGCTGATCCCGCGCGTACGCGACATCCGCCGCTCCGGCTCCGCCGCGGTCGACCTGTGCGACGTCGCGGCCGGGCGGCTCGACGCCTTCTACGAGCGCGGCCTGCACGCCTGGGACCTGGCCGCGGGCGACCTCATCGCACGGGAGGCCGGAGCCCGCACGGGAGGGCGTCCGGGTCTTCCGCCGGACGGCGAACTGGCCGTCGCCGCTTCCCCCGGCGTCTTCGAGATCCTCCAGCCCCTGCTCGACCGCCTCGGCGCCTGGCACGACTGA
- a CDS encoding alkaline phosphatase family protein, giving the protein MAQAATENPQEPLPLDPRTAPVPRYGLASLSDLLPAIVTAQGLEGLKTGLRLEPADRACVFLVDGLGWDVLRAHPEEAPFLTSLLHTSLGGTGSALTAGFPSTTATSLASVGTGLPPGVHGLPGYTALDPDTGRLMNQLRWQPWTDPHVWQPYPTVFQLADAGGITASQVSAPHFEQTPLTRVALSGGTFFGVLSAEDRMDQAAERLAAADRTLVYTYYAELDGHGHRYGIDSDAWRGQLMYVDRLAQRLAEQLPPRSALYITADHGMVDVPLTPQARFDVDEDWELRAGIAELGGEGRMRHLYAVPGAARDVASVWREVLAGHAWVATREEAVELGWFGPRIDARVHARIGDVVAAMSGDSAVVANEREPKESALIGMHGSATSAEQLVPLLEVRT; this is encoded by the coding sequence ATGGCACAGGCCGCCACCGAGAACCCGCAGGAACCGCTGCCGCTCGATCCGCGTACCGCGCCCGTGCCGCGCTACGGCCTGGCGTCGCTGTCGGACCTGTTGCCCGCCATCGTCACGGCACAGGGCCTGGAGGGGCTGAAGACCGGGCTGCGGCTCGAACCGGCCGACCGTGCCTGCGTGTTCCTCGTCGACGGGCTCGGCTGGGACGTGCTGCGGGCGCACCCCGAAGAGGCACCGTTCCTCACCTCCCTGCTGCACACCTCGCTCGGCGGCACCGGATCGGCCCTGACCGCCGGATTCCCCTCCACGACCGCCACGTCGCTGGCCTCCGTCGGCACCGGCCTGCCCCCCGGCGTGCACGGCCTGCCCGGATACACCGCTCTCGATCCGGACACCGGCCGGCTGATGAACCAGCTGCGCTGGCAGCCCTGGACGGACCCGCACGTGTGGCAGCCCTACCCCACGGTCTTCCAGCTCGCCGACGCCGGCGGGATCACCGCGAGCCAGGTCTCCGCGCCGCACTTCGAGCAGACTCCGCTCACGCGCGTCGCGCTGTCGGGAGGAACGTTCTTCGGGGTGCTCAGCGCCGAGGACCGCATGGACCAGGCAGCCGAGCGGCTCGCCGCCGCGGACCGCACCCTCGTCTACACCTACTACGCCGAGCTCGACGGCCACGGCCACCGGTACGGCATCGACTCCGACGCCTGGCGCGGCCAGCTGATGTACGTGGACCGGCTCGCCCAGCGGCTCGCCGAGCAACTGCCGCCCCGTTCCGCGCTGTACATCACAGCCGACCACGGCATGGTCGACGTCCCCCTCACCCCGCAGGCCAGATTCGACGTCGACGAGGACTGGGAACTGAGAGCGGGCATCGCCGAGCTCGGCGGGGAGGGCAGGATGCGCCACCTCTACGCCGTGCCCGGGGCCGCACGTGACGTGGCGTCGGTCTGGCGCGAGGTGCTCGCCGGTCACGCGTGGGTGGCGACCCGCGAAGAGGCCGTGGAACTGGGGTGGTTCGGGCCACGGATCGACGCCAGGGTGCACGCCCGCATCGGCGACGTCGTGGCGGCGATGAGTGGCGACTCAGCCGTCGTGGCCAACGAGCGCGAGCCCAAGGAGTCCGCGCTCATCGGGATGCACGGCTCCGCCACCTCCGCCGAACAGCTCGTCCCGCTCCTCGAAGTCCGTACGTAG
- a CDS encoding VOC family protein, whose protein sequence is MPGTPCWASLLVQELARSQEFYHQLFGWEFYSGPRQPGPYVRALADGHEVAGLGEIVPGRRLNVAWLPYMASDDADATAGLIRERGGTVAVGPLDADNAGRMAIAADTAGAGFGVWQPAPQPESLSPATAEVPGAPVWYELITRESSAAGSFYPAVFGYEPTADGTGNGDGDSNVGNGRDYVTLHVNGEPVAGIHGVGQALPRDRGPYWKTYFAVTDTDETMRRVAELGGSVVHLPADTPHGRVATAADPEGAQFSVIAHI, encoded by the coding sequence ATGCCCGGCACACCCTGCTGGGCGAGCCTGCTGGTGCAGGAGCTGGCCAGGAGCCAGGAGTTCTACCACCAGCTGTTCGGATGGGAGTTCTACTCGGGCCCCCGCCAACCGGGGCCCTACGTACGGGCGTTGGCGGACGGGCACGAAGTGGCGGGCCTGGGGGAGATCGTCCCCGGCCGGCGTCTGAACGTCGCCTGGCTGCCGTACATGGCGAGCGACGACGCGGACGCCACCGCCGGCCTGATCCGCGAACGGGGCGGGACCGTCGCCGTCGGGCCGCTGGACGCGGACAACGCGGGCCGCATGGCGATCGCGGCCGACACCGCGGGTGCGGGCTTCGGTGTGTGGCAGCCCGCGCCGCAGCCGGAGAGCCTGTCCCCGGCCACCGCAGAGGTGCCGGGAGCGCCCGTCTGGTACGAACTGATCACCCGTGAGTCGTCGGCCGCCGGGAGCTTCTATCCCGCGGTCTTCGGCTACGAGCCCACCGCCGACGGCACAGGGAACGGCGACGGCGACTCGAACGTCGGGAACGGCCGGGATTATGTGACGCTCCATGTGAACGGCGAGCCCGTGGCGGGAATCCACGGCGTGGGGCAGGCGCTCCCGCGCGACCGCGGACCGTACTGGAAGACCTACTTCGCCGTCACCGACACCGACGAAACCATGCGGCGCGTCGCCGAACTGGGCGGATCCGTCGTGCACTTGCCGGCCGACACACCGCACGGCCGGGTGGCCACGGCCGCCGATCCGGAGGGCGCGCAGTTCAGCGTGATCGCACACATCTGA
- a CDS encoding sulfurtransferase encodes MTAITSASALAGELSRDEPPVLLDVRWQLGGPNGRPDYEAGHLPGAVYVDLDSELAAPPGDSGRHPLPDPEVFGAAMRRAGVSGSRPVVVYDGGTGWAAARAWWLLRWAGHGDVRVLDGGLAAWDGPLEAGEVKPEPGDFTPRPGALPVLDAEGAAALARRGVLLDARAAERYRGEVEPIDPVGGHIPGAVSAPTSQNVTDPGEKEAPLLRGSGELRARFRQLGVTEGTEVGVYCGSGVSAAHEILALAEAGIDAALYPGSWSEWSGDTTRPVAKGPEPG; translated from the coding sequence ATGACAGCCATCACTTCCGCATCAGCTCTCGCGGGCGAACTCTCCCGCGACGAGCCCCCCGTGCTCCTCGACGTCCGCTGGCAGCTCGGCGGACCGAACGGCAGGCCGGACTACGAGGCCGGCCATCTGCCCGGAGCCGTCTACGTCGACCTGGACTCCGAACTGGCAGCGCCGCCGGGCGATTCCGGCCGCCACCCGCTGCCGGACCCGGAGGTCTTCGGGGCGGCCATGCGGCGGGCGGGAGTCTCCGGCTCGCGTCCCGTCGTCGTCTACGACGGGGGTACGGGCTGGGCCGCGGCCCGTGCGTGGTGGCTGCTGCGCTGGGCGGGCCACGGGGACGTACGGGTGCTGGACGGTGGCCTGGCCGCGTGGGACGGGCCCCTGGAGGCGGGCGAAGTGAAGCCGGAACCGGGCGACTTCACGCCACGTCCGGGAGCGCTGCCCGTGCTGGACGCCGAGGGCGCGGCGGCGCTGGCGCGGCGCGGTGTGCTCCTGGATGCCCGGGCCGCCGAGCGGTACCGGGGCGAGGTGGAGCCGATCGACCCGGTCGGCGGTCACATCCCGGGTGCCGTGTCCGCCCCGACGTCGCAGAACGTGACGGACCCCGGGGAGAAGGAAGCCCCGCTGCTGCGCGGGTCCGGGGAACTGCGGGCCCGCTTCCGCCAGTTGGGCGTCACTGAGGGGACCGAGGTCGGCGTGTACTGCGGCTCGGGAGTCTCGGCCGCGCACGAGATCCTCGCGCTGGCCGAGGCCGGAATCGACGCGGCCCTGTACCCGGGTTCCTGGAGCGAGTGGTCCGGGGACACGACCCGGCCGGTCGCCAAGGGGCCCGAACCGGGCTGA
- the sepH gene encoding septation protein SepH — protein MPELRVVAVSNDGTRLVLKAADSTEYTLPIDERLRAAVRNDRARLGQIEIEVESHLRPRDIQARIRAGASAEEVAQLAGIPVDRVRRFEGPVLAERAFMAERARKTPVRRPGENAGPQLGEAVAERLLLRGADKDAVHWDSWRRDDGTWEVLLAYRVAGQAHSATWTYDPPRRLVQAVDDEARSLIGETDDTPEPSTPFVPRIARLPRERSDKSDRGDLDPTAFSGDGDADGEPDSLTSLLEAVPNFRGDLVVPEQQSAPASATHASSTSETENTSDDDRETEEEEEPIEPPATAAGAGSAYADVLMPRSVSAHRDRLKGNTDRQAEADGVRPGRRAAVPSWDEIVFGTRRKKD, from the coding sequence ATGCCCGAACTGCGTGTCGTGGCCGTCAGCAACGACGGCACACGTCTGGTGCTCAAAGCTGCCGACAGCACGGAATACACCCTTCCGATTGACGAGCGGCTGCGGGCCGCCGTACGCAACGACCGCGCACGCCTCGGCCAGATCGAGATCGAGGTCGAGAGCCACCTGCGCCCCCGCGACATCCAGGCGCGTATACGGGCCGGTGCCTCCGCCGAGGAGGTCGCACAGCTCGCGGGGATCCCCGTCGACCGCGTACGCCGCTTCGAGGGCCCCGTGCTCGCGGAGCGTGCGTTCATGGCGGAGCGCGCACGCAAGACGCCGGTGCGCCGCCCCGGGGAGAACGCCGGTCCTCAGCTCGGCGAGGCCGTTGCCGAGCGGCTGCTGCTGCGCGGCGCCGACAAGGACGCGGTGCACTGGGATTCCTGGAGACGGGACGACGGCACCTGGGAAGTGCTGCTCGCCTACCGGGTCGCCGGCCAGGCGCACTCCGCGACGTGGACGTACGATCCGCCGCGGCGGCTCGTGCAGGCCGTCGACGACGAGGCGCGCTCGCTCATCGGCGAGACCGACGACACGCCGGAGCCCAGCACCCCCTTCGTGCCGCGGATCGCGAGGCTCCCCAGGGAGCGGAGCGACAAGAGCGACCGCGGGGATCTGGACCCCACCGCATTCTCCGGCGACGGAGACGCGGACGGCGAACCGGACTCTCTGACAAGCCTGTTGGAGGCCGTGCCCAACTTCCGTGGCGACCTCGTCGTGCCGGAGCAGCAGAGCGCGCCGGCGTCGGCAACTCACGCCTCGTCCACCTCGGAGACGGAGAACACCTCCGACGACGACCGGGAGACCGAGGAAGAGGAGGAGCCCATCGAGCCTCCGGCCACGGCCGCGGGTGCCGGTTCGGCGTACGCGGACGTGCTGATGCCCCGTTCGGTCAGCGCCCACCGTGACCGGCTGAAGGGCAACACCGACCGGCAGGCCGAGGCGGACGGTGTGCGTCCCGGTCGCCGTGCCGCGGTGCCCAGTTGGGACGAGATCGTCTTCGGCACCCGCCGCAAGAAGGACTGA